A genomic window from Massilia sp. METH4 includes:
- a CDS encoding aminotransferase class I/II-fold pyridoxal phosphate-dependent enzyme, whose product MNREADFTSALYLGMRHGRAALDDWPALTLGKPAALAEVPGARTVARELAALQGCAAATLLPSTLHLFWDLFGMLARDRYLVLVDDAAYPVARWGAERAAALGLPLRAFRAGEMRELERLAGLAAGMGRRPLILADGYCPGLGRAPPLARYAALAARAGGVLLLDDTQPLGVLGRRGGGSVVAHGLAGAPVIVGASLAKGFGVPLAVLAGSAELVRRFEACSDTRLHASPPPVATVIAARHALRLNAACGNALRRVLLRRIVQFRAALADQGIGCGGGVFPVQAVQLPPGMDLAAAHAALRRDGVLAVPQCRGRTALLAFLLRADHTGDDIARAARALRHHVKELA is encoded by the coding sequence GTGAACCGGGAAGCCGATTTCACGAGTGCGCTCTACCTGGGCATGCGTCACGGGCGGGCCGCGCTGGACGACTGGCCCGCCCTGACGCTGGGCAAGCCGGCGGCGCTGGCCGAGGTACCCGGCGCGCGCACGGTGGCGCGCGAGCTGGCGGCACTGCAGGGCTGCGCGGCGGCCACGCTGCTGCCCTCGACCTTGCACCTGTTCTGGGACCTGTTCGGCATGCTGGCCAGGGACCGGTACCTGGTGCTGGTGGACGACGCCGCGTATCCGGTGGCGCGCTGGGGCGCCGAGCGGGCCGCGGCCCTGGGGCTGCCGTTGCGCGCCTTCCGCGCTGGCGAGATGCGGGAGCTGGAACGCCTGGCGGGCCTGGCGGCGGGGATGGGGCGCCGCCCGCTGATCCTGGCGGACGGTTATTGCCCTGGCCTGGGCCGGGCGCCGCCGCTGGCCCGCTACGCGGCGCTGGCGGCCCGTGCGGGCGGCGTGCTGCTGCTCGACGACACCCAGCCGCTGGGCGTGCTGGGCCGGCGTGGTGGCGGCTCCGTCGTGGCGCATGGGCTGGCCGGGGCGCCTGTCATCGTCGGGGCCTCGCTGGCCAAGGGGTTCGGCGTGCCGCTCGCGGTGCTGGCCGGCAGCGCGGAGCTGGTGCGGCGCTTCGAGGCCTGCAGCGACACGCGGCTGCACGCCAGCCCGCCGCCGGTGGCCACGGTGATCGCGGCACGCCACGCGCTGCGCCTGAACGCGGCGTGCGGCAATGCGCTGCGGCGTGTGCTGCTGCGGCGGATCGTTCAGTTCCGCGCCGCGCTGGCTGACCAGGGTATCGGCTGCGGGGGCGGCGTGTTTCCGGTGCAGGCCGTGCAACTGCCGCCCGGGATGGACCTGGCGGCGGCGCACGCGGCACTGCGTCGCGACGGTGTGCTGGCGGTACCGCAATGCAGGGGGCGCACGGCGCTGCTGGCCTTCCTGCTGCGCGCCGACCACACGGGGGACGACATCGCAAGGGCGGCACGCGCCCTGCGGCATCACGTGAAGGAGCTGGCATGA
- a CDS encoding amidohydrolase family protein, whose translation MIIDCHCHAGPGDGLTGPWDSDLALDRYLRRAQAAGIGRIALLAAFHSDYARANAAVARIVAGQPDRFFGYAFVHARRDRGRICDMVRTAVERYGFIGIKVHRGDAPISGEICDAARRFGIPVLYDPMGETHVAELLAAQYPDVDFIIPHLGSFADQWSGQLALIDHLARHPNIYTDTSGVRRFDLLVEAVRRAGPHKVLFGSDGPWLHPGLELHKVRLLGLPKADEALILGENFLRLIGTTPAAARAAAAVHSGSTHPQANARSKGWEHYEYIL comes from the coding sequence ATGATCATCGACTGCCATTGCCACGCCGGCCCCGGCGACGGCCTGACGGGGCCCTGGGACAGCGACCTGGCCCTGGACCGCTACCTGCGCCGGGCACAGGCGGCCGGCATCGGCCGCATCGCGCTGCTGGCCGCGTTCCACTCCGACTATGCCCGTGCCAACGCCGCCGTCGCCCGGATCGTGGCCGGGCAGCCGGACCGCTTCTTCGGCTATGCCTTTGTTCACGCGCGCCGCGATCGCGGGCGGATCTGCGACATGGTGCGCACGGCCGTCGAGCGCTATGGCTTCATCGGCATCAAGGTGCACCGGGGCGACGCGCCGATCAGCGGCGAGATCTGCGACGCGGCGCGGCGCTTCGGCATCCCCGTGCTGTACGACCCGATGGGCGAGACGCACGTGGCCGAGCTGCTCGCCGCGCAATACCCGGACGTGGATTTCATCATCCCGCACCTGGGCAGCTTCGCCGACCAGTGGAGTGGCCAGCTGGCGCTGATCGACCACCTGGCGCGGCATCCGAACATCTACACGGATACGTCGGGCGTGCGCCGCTTCGACCTGCTGGTGGAAGCCGTGCGGCGCGCCGGGCCGCACAAGGTGCTGTTCGGCTCGGACGGACCCTGGCTGCATCCGGGGCTCGAGCTGCACAAGGTCCGGCTGCTCGGCTTGCCGAAGGCCGACGAGGCATTGATCCTGGGCGAGAACTTTCTGCGGCTGATCGGCACGACGCCCGCCGCCGCGCGGGCGGCAGCCGCGGTGCATTCCGGCTCGACCCACCCGCAAGCGAACGCACGATCGAAAGGATGGGAGCATTATGAATACATACTTTGA